A section of the Malania oleifera isolate guangnan ecotype guangnan chromosome 2, ASM2987363v1, whole genome shotgun sequence genome encodes:
- the LOC131149528 gene encoding uncharacterized protein LOC131149528 isoform X4: MKTYRKLHLPINLIFTIFFTISTAQQTLPNFCGKTRTQMSSSTLNSIESSVLKRMILCKSQKPYLRTSIGLFPVSSINFTSKLVTISHSSCSSSNHFVPPPFLSAGFPTQKPNSMLLFNCSNQRHWILPFARNCTGKHSCRANPEVLVGSNSCVIVDDPENLDKGFDPKALSCSHYSRVFRSSSDDDDDDSREDFELGTRISFEIPDHMPEICNECRKTNGHCGAALSSSC, encoded by the exons atgaagacaTACAGGAAACTCcatcttcctatcaaccttataTTCACCATCTTCTTCACCATTTCTACAGCCCAACAGACGCTGCCAAACTTCTGTGGCAAAACAAGAACTCAAATGTCTTCTTCTACTCTTAACTCAATTGAATCATCAGTGTTGAAACGCATGATCCTCTGTAAATCACAGAAACCGTACCTTCGAACCTCGATTGGTCTTTTCCCAGTATCATCCATTAACTTTACCAGTAAACTCGTAACCATCTCTCATTcctcttgttcttcttcaaatCACTTTGTGCCTCCTCCATTTCTATCAGCTGGTTTTCCCACCCAAAAACCCAACTCAATGCTTCTCTTCAACTGCTCAAACCAAAGACATTGGATTTTACCATTTGCCAGAAACTGCACTGGCAAGCATAGCTGTAGAGCTAATCCTGAAGTTTTGGTAGGATCCAATTCCTGCGTGATTGTTGATGATCCAGAGAACCTGGATAAGGGTTTTGATCCTAAAGCTCTGAGTTGTTCACACTACAGCAGAGTATTCAGAAGTTCTtcggatgatgatgatgatgacagcAGAGAAGATTTTGAGTTGGGAACAAGGATTTCCTTCGAGATTCCAGACCATATGCCAGAGATCTGTAATGAGTGCAGAAAGACCAATGGTCATTGTGGGGCCGCGTTGAG TTCATCATGTTGA
- the LOC131149528 gene encoding uncharacterized protein LOC131149528 isoform X3: protein MKTYRKLHLPINLIFTIFFTISTAQQTLPNFCGKTRTQMSSSTLNSIESSVLKRMILCKSQKPYLRTSIGLFPVSSINFTSKLVTISHSSCSSSNHFVPPPFLSAGFPTQKPNSMLLFNCSNQRHWILPFARNCTGKHSCRANPEVLVGSNSCVIVDDPENLDKGFDPKALSCSHYSRVFRSSSDDDDDDSREDFELGTRISFEIPDHMPEICNECRKTNGHCGAALRCICDPKECNDKVFSTAGSINPFE, encoded by the exons atgaagacaTACAGGAAACTCcatcttcctatcaaccttataTTCACCATCTTCTTCACCATTTCTACAGCCCAACAGACGCTGCCAAACTTCTGTGGCAAAACAAGAACTCAAATGTCTTCTTCTACTCTTAACTCAATTGAATCATCAGTGTTGAAACGCATGATCCTCTGTAAATCACAGAAACCGTACCTTCGAACCTCGATTGGTCTTTTCCCAGTATCATCCATTAACTTTACCAGTAAACTCGTAACCATCTCTCATTcctcttgttcttcttcaaatCACTTTGTGCCTCCTCCATTTCTATCAGCTGGTTTTCCCACCCAAAAACCCAACTCAATGCTTCTCTTCAACTGCTCAAACCAAAGACATTGGATTTTACCATTTGCCAGAAACTGCACTGGCAAGCATAGCTGTAGAGCTAATCCTGAAGTTTTGGTAGGATCCAATTCCTGCGTGATTGTTGATGATCCAGAGAACCTGGATAAGGGTTTTGATCCTAAAGCTCTGAGTTGTTCACACTACAGCAGAGTATTCAGAAGTTCTtcggatgatgatgatgatgacagcAGAGAAGATTTTGAGTTGGGAACAAGGATTTCCTTCGAGATTCCAGACCATATGCCAGAGATCTGTAATGAGTGCAGAAAGACCAATGGTCATTGTGGGGCCGCGTTGAGGTGCATTTGTGACCCAAAAGAGTGTA ACGACAAGGTATTCTCCACGGCTGGATCCATAAACCCTTTTG AGTAA
- the LOC131149528 gene encoding uncharacterized protein LOC131149528 isoform X2, with amino-acid sequence MKTYRKLHLPINLIFTIFFTISTAQQTLPNFCGKTRTQMSSSTLNSIESSVLKRMILCKSQKPYLRTSIGLFPVSSINFTSKLVTISHSSCSSSNHFVPPPFLSAGFPTQKPNSMLLFNCSNQRHWILPFARNCTGKHSCRANPEVLVGSNSCVIVDDPENLDKGFDPKALSCSHYSRVFRSSSDDDDDDSREDFELGTRISFEIPDHMPEICNECRKTNGHCGAALRCICDPKECNDKVFSTAGSINPFGRVKT; translated from the exons atgaagacaTACAGGAAACTCcatcttcctatcaaccttataTTCACCATCTTCTTCACCATTTCTACAGCCCAACAGACGCTGCCAAACTTCTGTGGCAAAACAAGAACTCAAATGTCTTCTTCTACTCTTAACTCAATTGAATCATCAGTGTTGAAACGCATGATCCTCTGTAAATCACAGAAACCGTACCTTCGAACCTCGATTGGTCTTTTCCCAGTATCATCCATTAACTTTACCAGTAAACTCGTAACCATCTCTCATTcctcttgttcttcttcaaatCACTTTGTGCCTCCTCCATTTCTATCAGCTGGTTTTCCCACCCAAAAACCCAACTCAATGCTTCTCTTCAACTGCTCAAACCAAAGACATTGGATTTTACCATTTGCCAGAAACTGCACTGGCAAGCATAGCTGTAGAGCTAATCCTGAAGTTTTGGTAGGATCCAATTCCTGCGTGATTGTTGATGATCCAGAGAACCTGGATAAGGGTTTTGATCCTAAAGCTCTGAGTTGTTCACACTACAGCAGAGTATTCAGAAGTTCTtcggatgatgatgatgatgacagcAGAGAAGATTTTGAGTTGGGAACAAGGATTTCCTTCGAGATTCCAGACCATATGCCAGAGATCTGTAATGAGTGCAGAAAGACCAATGGTCATTGTGGGGCCGCGTTGAGGTGCATTTGTGACCCAAAAGAGTGTA ACGACAAGGTATTCTCCACGGCTGGATCCATAAACCCTTTTG GAAGAGTAAAGACTTAA
- the LOC131149528 gene encoding uncharacterized protein LOC131149528 isoform X1 produces MKTYRKLHLPINLIFTIFFTISTAQQTLPNFCGKTRTQMSSSTLNSIESSVLKRMILCKSQKPYLRTSIGLFPVSSINFTSKLVTISHSSCSSSNHFVPPPFLSAGFPTQKPNSMLLFNCSNQRHWILPFARNCTGKHSCRANPEVLVGSNSCVIVDDPENLDKGFDPKALSCSHYSRVFRSSSDDDDDDSREDFELGTRISFEIPDHMPEICNECRKTNGHCGAALRCICDPKECNDKVFSTAGSINPFEFFRIFRSHLNIPSSSHQQTDG; encoded by the exons atgaagacaTACAGGAAACTCcatcttcctatcaaccttataTTCACCATCTTCTTCACCATTTCTACAGCCCAACAGACGCTGCCAAACTTCTGTGGCAAAACAAGAACTCAAATGTCTTCTTCTACTCTTAACTCAATTGAATCATCAGTGTTGAAACGCATGATCCTCTGTAAATCACAGAAACCGTACCTTCGAACCTCGATTGGTCTTTTCCCAGTATCATCCATTAACTTTACCAGTAAACTCGTAACCATCTCTCATTcctcttgttcttcttcaaatCACTTTGTGCCTCCTCCATTTCTATCAGCTGGTTTTCCCACCCAAAAACCCAACTCAATGCTTCTCTTCAACTGCTCAAACCAAAGACATTGGATTTTACCATTTGCCAGAAACTGCACTGGCAAGCATAGCTGTAGAGCTAATCCTGAAGTTTTGGTAGGATCCAATTCCTGCGTGATTGTTGATGATCCAGAGAACCTGGATAAGGGTTTTGATCCTAAAGCTCTGAGTTGTTCACACTACAGCAGAGTATTCAGAAGTTCTtcggatgatgatgatgatgacagcAGAGAAGATTTTGAGTTGGGAACAAGGATTTCCTTCGAGATTCCAGACCATATGCCAGAGATCTGTAATGAGTGCAGAAAGACCAATGGTCATTGTGGGGCCGCGTTGAGGTGCATTTGTGACCCAAAAGAGTGTA ACGACAAGGTATTCTCCACGGCTGGATCCATAAACCCTTTTG aatttttcaggatatttagGTCACATCTTAACATCCCTTCGAGTTCTCACCAACAAACAGACGGATAG